Proteins co-encoded in one Callospermophilus lateralis isolate mCalLat2 chromosome 2, mCalLat2.hap1, whole genome shotgun sequence genomic window:
- the Grin1 gene encoding glutamate receptor ionotropic, NMDA 1 isoform X1, protein MSTMHLLTLALLFSCSFARAACDPKIVNIGAVLSTRKHEQMFREAVNQANKRHGSWKIQLNATSVTHKPNAIQMALSVCEDLISSQVYAILVSHPPTPNDHFTPTPVSYTAGFYRIPVLGLTTRMSIYSDKSIHLSFLRTVPPYSHQSSVWFEMMRVYSWNHIILLVSDDHEGRAAQKRLETLLEERESKSKKRNYENLDQLSYDNKRGPKAEKVLQFDPGTKNVTALLLEARELEARVIILSASEDDAATVYRAAAMLNMTGSGYVWLVGEREISGNALRYAPDGIIGLQLINGKNESAHISDAVGVVAQAVHELLEKENITDPPRGCVGNTNIWKTGPLFKRVLMSSKYADGVTGRVEFNEDGDRKFANYSIMNLQNRKLVQVGIYNGTHVIPNDRKIIWPGGETEKPRGYQMSTRLKIVTIHQEPFVYVKPTLSDGTCKEEFTVNGDPVKKVICTGPNDTSPGSPRHTVPQCCYGFCIDLLIKLARTMNFTYEVHLVADGKFGTQERVNNSNKKEWNGMMGELLSGQADMIVAPLTINNERAQYIEFSKPFKYQGLTILVKKEIPRSTLDSFMQPFQSTLWLLVGLSVHVVAVMLYLLDRFSPFGRFKVNSEEEEEDALTLSSAMWFSWGVLLNSGIGEGAPRSFSARILGMVWAGFAMIIVASYTANLAAFLVLDRPEERITGINDPRLRNPSDKFIYATVKQSSVDIYFRRQVELSTMYRHMEKHNYESAAEAIQAVRDNKLHAFIWDSAVLEFEASQKCDLVTTGELFFRSGFGIGMRKDSPWKQNVSLSILKSHENGFMEDLDKTWVRYQECDSRSNAPATLTFENMAGVFMLVAGGIVAGIFLIFIEIAYKRHKDARRKQMQLAFAAVNVWRKNLQDRKSGRAEPDPKKKATFRAITSTLASSFKRRRSSKDTSTGGGRGALQNQKDTVLPRRAIEREEGQLQLCSRHRES, encoded by the exons GTCTATGCCATCCTAGTTAGCCACCCACCTACTCCCAATGACCACTTCACTCCCACGCCTGTCTCCTACACAGCCGGCTTCTACCGCATCCCCGTCTTGGGGCTGACCACCCGCATGTCCATCTACTCAGACAAG AGCATCCACCTGAGCTTCCTGCGCACCGTGCCGCCCTACTCGCACCAGTCGAGCGTTTGGTTCGAGATGATGCGCGTCTACAGCTGGAACCACATCATCCTGCTGGTCAGCGATGACCACGAGGGCCGGGCTGCGCAGAAGCGCCTCGAGACGCTGCTGGAGGAGCGCGAATCCAAG AGTAAAAAAAGGAACTATGAAAACCTCGACCAACTGTCCTATGACAACAAGCGCGGACCCAAG GCAGAAAAGGTGCTGCAGTTCGACCCTGGGACCAAGAATGTGACAGCCCTGCTGCTGGAGGCTCGAGAGCTGGAGGCCCGAGTCATCATCCTCTCTGCCAG TGAGGACGACGCTGCCACCGTCTACCGCGCGGCTGCTATGCTGAACATGACGGGCTCGGGGTACGTGTGGCTGGTGGGGGAGCGCGAGATCTCAGGGAACGCCCTGCGCTATGCGCCCGATG GCATCATCGGGCTGCAGCTCATCAATGGCAAGAATGAGTCAGCCCACATCAGTGACGCGGTGGGCGTGGTGGCCCAGGCGGTACACGAGCTGCTGGAGAAGGAGAACATCACGGACCCGCCGCGGGGCTGCGTGGGCAACACCAACATCTGGAAGACAGGGCCGCTCTTCAAGAG GGTGCTGATGTCTTCCAAGTATGCAGACGGAGTGACTGGCCGTGTAGAGTTCAATGAGGACGGGGACCGGAAGTTTGCCAACTACAGCATCATGAATCTGCAGAACCGCAAGCTGGTGCAAGTGGGCATCTACAATGGCACCCAC GTCATCCCTAATGACAGGAAGATCATCTGGCCAGGTGGAGAGACTGAGAAGCCTCGAGGGTACCAGATGTCTACCAGACTAAAG ATCGTGACCATCCACCAGGAGCCCTTCGTGTATGTGAAGCCTACACTGAGCGATGGGACGTGCAAGGAGGAGTTTACAGTCAACGGAGATCCAGTCAAGAAGGTGATCTGCACTGGGCCCAACGACACGTCTCCAGGCAGCC CACGTCACACGGTGCCTCAGTGCTGCTACGGCTTCTGCATTGACCTGCTCATTAAACTGGCACGGACCATGAACTTCACCTATGAGGTGCACCTGGTGGCAGACGGCAAGTTCGGCACACAGGAACGG GTGAACAATAGCAACAAGAAGGAGTGGAATGGGATGATGGGCGAGCTGCTTAGCGGGCAGGCAGACATGATTGTGGCACCGCTGACCATCAACAATGAGCGTGCACAATACATTGAGTTTTCCAAGCCCTTCAAGTACCAGGGCCTGACCATTCTAGTCAAAAAG GAGATACCCCGTAGCACACTGGACTCGTTCATGCAGCCCTTTCAGAGCACACTGTGGCTACTGGTGGGGCTGTCAGTGCACGTGGTAGCTGTGATGCTCTATCTGCTGGACCGCTTCAG CCCTTTTGGCCGGTTCAAGGTGAAtagcgaggaggaggaggaggatgctcTGACCCTGTCTTCTGCCATGTGGTTCTCCTGGGGCGTGCTGCTCAACTCCGGCATCGGGGAAG GTGCCCCCAGAAGTTTCTCCGCACGCATCCTGGGCATGGTGTGGGCTGGCTTTGCCATGATCATTGTGGCCTCCTACACTGCCAACCTGGCGGCTTTCCTGGTCCTGGACCGACCGGAGGAGCGTATCACAGGCATCAACGACCCTCGG CTCAGGAACCCCTCGGACAAGTTCATCTATGCTACTGTGAAGCAGAGCTCGGTGGACATCTACTTCCGGCGGCAGGTGGAGCTGAGCACCATGTATCGGCACATGGAGAAACATAACTATGAGAGTGCAGCCGAGGCCATTCAGGCTGTGCGGGACAA CAAACTCCATGCCTTCATCTGGGACTCAGCAGTGCTGGAGTTTGAGGCTTCGCAGAAGTGTGACCTGGTGACCACTGGCGAGCTGTTCTTCCGCTCTGGCTTCGGCATTGGCATGCGCAAGGACAGTCCCTGGAAGCAGAATGTCTCTCTGTCCATTCTCAA GTCCCATGAGAATGGCTTCATGGAAGACCTGGACAAGACTTGGGTTCGGTATCAGGAATGCGACTCGCGCAGCAATGCCCCTGCGACACTCACTTTTGAGAACATGGCAG GGGTCTTCATGCTGGTGGCTGGAGGCATCGTGGCTGGGATCTTCCTGATTTTCATTGAGATCGCCTACAAACGGCACAAGGATGCCCGAAGAAAGCAGATGCAGCTGGCCTTCGCCGCAGTGAACGTGTGGAGGAAGAACCTGCAG GATAGAAAGAGTGGTAGAGCAGAGCCTGACCCTAAAAAGAAAGCCACATTTAGGGCTATCACCTCCACCCTGGCATCCAGCTTCAAGAGACGTAGGTCCTCCAAAGACACG AGCACCGGGGGTGGACGCGGCGCTTTGCAAAACCAAAAAGACACAGTGCTGCCGCGACGCGCTATTGAGAGGGAGGAGGGCCAGCTGCAGCTGTGTTCCCGTCATAGGGAGAGCTGA
- the Grin1 gene encoding glutamate receptor ionotropic, NMDA 1 isoform X7 yields MSTMHLLTLALLFSCSFARAACDPKIVNIGAVLSTRKHEQMFREAVNQANKRHGSWKIQLNATSVTHKPNAIQMALSVCEDLISSQVYAILVSHPPTPNDHFTPTPVSYTAGFYRIPVLGLTTRMSIYSDKSIHLSFLRTVPPYSHQSSVWFEMMRVYSWNHIILLVSDDHEGRAAQKRLETLLEERESKAEKVLQFDPGTKNVTALLLEARELEARVIILSASEDDAATVYRAAAMLNMTGSGYVWLVGEREISGNALRYAPDGIIGLQLINGKNESAHISDAVGVVAQAVHELLEKENITDPPRGCVGNTNIWKTGPLFKRVLMSSKYADGVTGRVEFNEDGDRKFANYSIMNLQNRKLVQVGIYNGTHVIPNDRKIIWPGGETEKPRGYQMSTRLKIVTIHQEPFVYVKPTLSDGTCKEEFTVNGDPVKKVICTGPNDTSPGSPRHTVPQCCYGFCIDLLIKLARTMNFTYEVHLVADGKFGTQERVNNSNKKEWNGMMGELLSGQADMIVAPLTINNERAQYIEFSKPFKYQGLTILVKKEIPRSTLDSFMQPFQSTLWLLVGLSVHVVAVMLYLLDRFSPFGRFKVNSEEEEEDALTLSSAMWFSWGVLLNSGIGEGAPRSFSARILGMVWAGFAMIIVASYTANLAAFLVLDRPEERITGINDPRLRNPSDKFIYATVKQSSVDIYFRRQVELSTMYRHMEKHNYESAAEAIQAVRDNKLHAFIWDSAVLEFEASQKCDLVTTGELFFRSGFGIGMRKDSPWKQNVSLSILKSHENGFMEDLDKTWVRYQECDSRSNAPATLTFENMAGVFMLVAGGIVAGIFLIFIEIAYKRHKDARRKQMQLAFAAVNVWRKNLQSTGGGRGALQNQKDTVLPRRAIEREEGQLQLCSRHRES; encoded by the exons GTCTATGCCATCCTAGTTAGCCACCCACCTACTCCCAATGACCACTTCACTCCCACGCCTGTCTCCTACACAGCCGGCTTCTACCGCATCCCCGTCTTGGGGCTGACCACCCGCATGTCCATCTACTCAGACAAG AGCATCCACCTGAGCTTCCTGCGCACCGTGCCGCCCTACTCGCACCAGTCGAGCGTTTGGTTCGAGATGATGCGCGTCTACAGCTGGAACCACATCATCCTGCTGGTCAGCGATGACCACGAGGGCCGGGCTGCGCAGAAGCGCCTCGAGACGCTGCTGGAGGAGCGCGAATCCAAG GCAGAAAAGGTGCTGCAGTTCGACCCTGGGACCAAGAATGTGACAGCCCTGCTGCTGGAGGCTCGAGAGCTGGAGGCCCGAGTCATCATCCTCTCTGCCAG TGAGGACGACGCTGCCACCGTCTACCGCGCGGCTGCTATGCTGAACATGACGGGCTCGGGGTACGTGTGGCTGGTGGGGGAGCGCGAGATCTCAGGGAACGCCCTGCGCTATGCGCCCGATG GCATCATCGGGCTGCAGCTCATCAATGGCAAGAATGAGTCAGCCCACATCAGTGACGCGGTGGGCGTGGTGGCCCAGGCGGTACACGAGCTGCTGGAGAAGGAGAACATCACGGACCCGCCGCGGGGCTGCGTGGGCAACACCAACATCTGGAAGACAGGGCCGCTCTTCAAGAG GGTGCTGATGTCTTCCAAGTATGCAGACGGAGTGACTGGCCGTGTAGAGTTCAATGAGGACGGGGACCGGAAGTTTGCCAACTACAGCATCATGAATCTGCAGAACCGCAAGCTGGTGCAAGTGGGCATCTACAATGGCACCCAC GTCATCCCTAATGACAGGAAGATCATCTGGCCAGGTGGAGAGACTGAGAAGCCTCGAGGGTACCAGATGTCTACCAGACTAAAG ATCGTGACCATCCACCAGGAGCCCTTCGTGTATGTGAAGCCTACACTGAGCGATGGGACGTGCAAGGAGGAGTTTACAGTCAACGGAGATCCAGTCAAGAAGGTGATCTGCACTGGGCCCAACGACACGTCTCCAGGCAGCC CACGTCACACGGTGCCTCAGTGCTGCTACGGCTTCTGCATTGACCTGCTCATTAAACTGGCACGGACCATGAACTTCACCTATGAGGTGCACCTGGTGGCAGACGGCAAGTTCGGCACACAGGAACGG GTGAACAATAGCAACAAGAAGGAGTGGAATGGGATGATGGGCGAGCTGCTTAGCGGGCAGGCAGACATGATTGTGGCACCGCTGACCATCAACAATGAGCGTGCACAATACATTGAGTTTTCCAAGCCCTTCAAGTACCAGGGCCTGACCATTCTAGTCAAAAAG GAGATACCCCGTAGCACACTGGACTCGTTCATGCAGCCCTTTCAGAGCACACTGTGGCTACTGGTGGGGCTGTCAGTGCACGTGGTAGCTGTGATGCTCTATCTGCTGGACCGCTTCAG CCCTTTTGGCCGGTTCAAGGTGAAtagcgaggaggaggaggaggatgctcTGACCCTGTCTTCTGCCATGTGGTTCTCCTGGGGCGTGCTGCTCAACTCCGGCATCGGGGAAG GTGCCCCCAGAAGTTTCTCCGCACGCATCCTGGGCATGGTGTGGGCTGGCTTTGCCATGATCATTGTGGCCTCCTACACTGCCAACCTGGCGGCTTTCCTGGTCCTGGACCGACCGGAGGAGCGTATCACAGGCATCAACGACCCTCGG CTCAGGAACCCCTCGGACAAGTTCATCTATGCTACTGTGAAGCAGAGCTCGGTGGACATCTACTTCCGGCGGCAGGTGGAGCTGAGCACCATGTATCGGCACATGGAGAAACATAACTATGAGAGTGCAGCCGAGGCCATTCAGGCTGTGCGGGACAA CAAACTCCATGCCTTCATCTGGGACTCAGCAGTGCTGGAGTTTGAGGCTTCGCAGAAGTGTGACCTGGTGACCACTGGCGAGCTGTTCTTCCGCTCTGGCTTCGGCATTGGCATGCGCAAGGACAGTCCCTGGAAGCAGAATGTCTCTCTGTCCATTCTCAA GTCCCATGAGAATGGCTTCATGGAAGACCTGGACAAGACTTGGGTTCGGTATCAGGAATGCGACTCGCGCAGCAATGCCCCTGCGACACTCACTTTTGAGAACATGGCAG GGGTCTTCATGCTGGTGGCTGGAGGCATCGTGGCTGGGATCTTCCTGATTTTCATTGAGATCGCCTACAAACGGCACAAGGATGCCCGAAGAAAGCAGATGCAGCTGGCCTTCGCCGCAGTGAACGTGTGGAGGAAGAACCTGCAG AGCACCGGGGGTGGACGCGGCGCTTTGCAAAACCAAAAAGACACAGTGCTGCCGCGACGCGCTATTGAGAGGGAGGAGGGCCAGCTGCAGCTGTGTTCCCGTCATAGGGAGAGCTGA
- the Grin1 gene encoding glutamate receptor ionotropic, NMDA 1 isoform X3 — protein MSTMHLLTLALLFSCSFARAACDPKIVNIGAVLSTRKHEQMFREAVNQANKRHGSWKIQLNATSVTHKPNAIQMALSVCEDLISSQVYAILVSHPPTPNDHFTPTPVSYTAGFYRIPVLGLTTRMSIYSDKSIHLSFLRTVPPYSHQSSVWFEMMRVYSWNHIILLVSDDHEGRAAQKRLETLLEERESKAEKVLQFDPGTKNVTALLLEARELEARVIILSASEDDAATVYRAAAMLNMTGSGYVWLVGEREISGNALRYAPDGIIGLQLINGKNESAHISDAVGVVAQAVHELLEKENITDPPRGCVGNTNIWKTGPLFKRVLMSSKYADGVTGRVEFNEDGDRKFANYSIMNLQNRKLVQVGIYNGTHVIPNDRKIIWPGGETEKPRGYQMSTRLKIVTIHQEPFVYVKPTLSDGTCKEEFTVNGDPVKKVICTGPNDTSPGSPRHTVPQCCYGFCIDLLIKLARTMNFTYEVHLVADGKFGTQERVNNSNKKEWNGMMGELLSGQADMIVAPLTINNERAQYIEFSKPFKYQGLTILVKKEIPRSTLDSFMQPFQSTLWLLVGLSVHVVAVMLYLLDRFSPFGRFKVNSEEEEEDALTLSSAMWFSWGVLLNSGIGEGAPRSFSARILGMVWAGFAMIIVASYTANLAAFLVLDRPEERITGINDPRLRNPSDKFIYATVKQSSVDIYFRRQVELSTMYRHMEKHNYESAAEAIQAVRDNKLHAFIWDSAVLEFEASQKCDLVTTGELFFRSGFGIGMRKDSPWKQNVSLSILKSHENGFMEDLDKTWVRYQECDSRSNAPATLTFENMAGVFMLVAGGIVAGIFLIFIEIAYKRHKDARRKQMQLAFAAVNVWRKNLQDRKSGRAEPDPKKKATFRAITSTLASSFKRRRSSKDTSTGGGRGALQNQKDTVLPRRAIEREEGQLQLCSRHRES, from the exons GTCTATGCCATCCTAGTTAGCCACCCACCTACTCCCAATGACCACTTCACTCCCACGCCTGTCTCCTACACAGCCGGCTTCTACCGCATCCCCGTCTTGGGGCTGACCACCCGCATGTCCATCTACTCAGACAAG AGCATCCACCTGAGCTTCCTGCGCACCGTGCCGCCCTACTCGCACCAGTCGAGCGTTTGGTTCGAGATGATGCGCGTCTACAGCTGGAACCACATCATCCTGCTGGTCAGCGATGACCACGAGGGCCGGGCTGCGCAGAAGCGCCTCGAGACGCTGCTGGAGGAGCGCGAATCCAAG GCAGAAAAGGTGCTGCAGTTCGACCCTGGGACCAAGAATGTGACAGCCCTGCTGCTGGAGGCTCGAGAGCTGGAGGCCCGAGTCATCATCCTCTCTGCCAG TGAGGACGACGCTGCCACCGTCTACCGCGCGGCTGCTATGCTGAACATGACGGGCTCGGGGTACGTGTGGCTGGTGGGGGAGCGCGAGATCTCAGGGAACGCCCTGCGCTATGCGCCCGATG GCATCATCGGGCTGCAGCTCATCAATGGCAAGAATGAGTCAGCCCACATCAGTGACGCGGTGGGCGTGGTGGCCCAGGCGGTACACGAGCTGCTGGAGAAGGAGAACATCACGGACCCGCCGCGGGGCTGCGTGGGCAACACCAACATCTGGAAGACAGGGCCGCTCTTCAAGAG GGTGCTGATGTCTTCCAAGTATGCAGACGGAGTGACTGGCCGTGTAGAGTTCAATGAGGACGGGGACCGGAAGTTTGCCAACTACAGCATCATGAATCTGCAGAACCGCAAGCTGGTGCAAGTGGGCATCTACAATGGCACCCAC GTCATCCCTAATGACAGGAAGATCATCTGGCCAGGTGGAGAGACTGAGAAGCCTCGAGGGTACCAGATGTCTACCAGACTAAAG ATCGTGACCATCCACCAGGAGCCCTTCGTGTATGTGAAGCCTACACTGAGCGATGGGACGTGCAAGGAGGAGTTTACAGTCAACGGAGATCCAGTCAAGAAGGTGATCTGCACTGGGCCCAACGACACGTCTCCAGGCAGCC CACGTCACACGGTGCCTCAGTGCTGCTACGGCTTCTGCATTGACCTGCTCATTAAACTGGCACGGACCATGAACTTCACCTATGAGGTGCACCTGGTGGCAGACGGCAAGTTCGGCACACAGGAACGG GTGAACAATAGCAACAAGAAGGAGTGGAATGGGATGATGGGCGAGCTGCTTAGCGGGCAGGCAGACATGATTGTGGCACCGCTGACCATCAACAATGAGCGTGCACAATACATTGAGTTTTCCAAGCCCTTCAAGTACCAGGGCCTGACCATTCTAGTCAAAAAG GAGATACCCCGTAGCACACTGGACTCGTTCATGCAGCCCTTTCAGAGCACACTGTGGCTACTGGTGGGGCTGTCAGTGCACGTGGTAGCTGTGATGCTCTATCTGCTGGACCGCTTCAG CCCTTTTGGCCGGTTCAAGGTGAAtagcgaggaggaggaggaggatgctcTGACCCTGTCTTCTGCCATGTGGTTCTCCTGGGGCGTGCTGCTCAACTCCGGCATCGGGGAAG GTGCCCCCAGAAGTTTCTCCGCACGCATCCTGGGCATGGTGTGGGCTGGCTTTGCCATGATCATTGTGGCCTCCTACACTGCCAACCTGGCGGCTTTCCTGGTCCTGGACCGACCGGAGGAGCGTATCACAGGCATCAACGACCCTCGG CTCAGGAACCCCTCGGACAAGTTCATCTATGCTACTGTGAAGCAGAGCTCGGTGGACATCTACTTCCGGCGGCAGGTGGAGCTGAGCACCATGTATCGGCACATGGAGAAACATAACTATGAGAGTGCAGCCGAGGCCATTCAGGCTGTGCGGGACAA CAAACTCCATGCCTTCATCTGGGACTCAGCAGTGCTGGAGTTTGAGGCTTCGCAGAAGTGTGACCTGGTGACCACTGGCGAGCTGTTCTTCCGCTCTGGCTTCGGCATTGGCATGCGCAAGGACAGTCCCTGGAAGCAGAATGTCTCTCTGTCCATTCTCAA GTCCCATGAGAATGGCTTCATGGAAGACCTGGACAAGACTTGGGTTCGGTATCAGGAATGCGACTCGCGCAGCAATGCCCCTGCGACACTCACTTTTGAGAACATGGCAG GGGTCTTCATGCTGGTGGCTGGAGGCATCGTGGCTGGGATCTTCCTGATTTTCATTGAGATCGCCTACAAACGGCACAAGGATGCCCGAAGAAAGCAGATGCAGCTGGCCTTCGCCGCAGTGAACGTGTGGAGGAAGAACCTGCAG GATAGAAAGAGTGGTAGAGCAGAGCCTGACCCTAAAAAGAAAGCCACATTTAGGGCTATCACCTCCACCCTGGCATCCAGCTTCAAGAGACGTAGGTCCTCCAAAGACACG AGCACCGGGGGTGGACGCGGCGCTTTGCAAAACCAAAAAGACACAGTGCTGCCGCGACGCGCTATTGAGAGGGAGGAGGGCCAGCTGCAGCTGTGTTCCCGTCATAGGGAGAGCTGA
- the Grin1 gene encoding glutamate receptor ionotropic, NMDA 1 isoform X5: MSTMHLLTLALLFSCSFARAACDPKIVNIGAVLSTRKHEQMFREAVNQANKRHGSWKIQLNATSVTHKPNAIQMALSVCEDLISSQVYAILVSHPPTPNDHFTPTPVSYTAGFYRIPVLGLTTRMSIYSDKSIHLSFLRTVPPYSHQSSVWFEMMRVYSWNHIILLVSDDHEGRAAQKRLETLLEERESKSKKRNYENLDQLSYDNKRGPKAEKVLQFDPGTKNVTALLLEARELEARVIILSASEDDAATVYRAAAMLNMTGSGYVWLVGEREISGNALRYAPDGIIGLQLINGKNESAHISDAVGVVAQAVHELLEKENITDPPRGCVGNTNIWKTGPLFKRVLMSSKYADGVTGRVEFNEDGDRKFANYSIMNLQNRKLVQVGIYNGTHVIPNDRKIIWPGGETEKPRGYQMSTRLKIVTIHQEPFVYVKPTLSDGTCKEEFTVNGDPVKKVICTGPNDTSPGSPRHTVPQCCYGFCIDLLIKLARTMNFTYEVHLVADGKFGTQERVNNSNKKEWNGMMGELLSGQADMIVAPLTINNERAQYIEFSKPFKYQGLTILVKKEIPRSTLDSFMQPFQSTLWLLVGLSVHVVAVMLYLLDRFSPFGRFKVNSEEEEEDALTLSSAMWFSWGVLLNSGIGEGAPRSFSARILGMVWAGFAMIIVASYTANLAAFLVLDRPEERITGINDPRLRNPSDKFIYATVKQSSVDIYFRRQVELSTMYRHMEKHNYESAAEAIQAVRDNKLHAFIWDSAVLEFEASQKCDLVTTGELFFRSGFGIGMRKDSPWKQNVSLSILKSHENGFMEDLDKTWVRYQECDSRSNAPATLTFENMAGVFMLVAGGIVAGIFLIFIEIAYKRHKDARRKQMQLAFAAVNVWRKNLQSTGGGRGALQNQKDTVLPRRAIEREEGQLQLCSRHRES; the protein is encoded by the exons GTCTATGCCATCCTAGTTAGCCACCCACCTACTCCCAATGACCACTTCACTCCCACGCCTGTCTCCTACACAGCCGGCTTCTACCGCATCCCCGTCTTGGGGCTGACCACCCGCATGTCCATCTACTCAGACAAG AGCATCCACCTGAGCTTCCTGCGCACCGTGCCGCCCTACTCGCACCAGTCGAGCGTTTGGTTCGAGATGATGCGCGTCTACAGCTGGAACCACATCATCCTGCTGGTCAGCGATGACCACGAGGGCCGGGCTGCGCAGAAGCGCCTCGAGACGCTGCTGGAGGAGCGCGAATCCAAG AGTAAAAAAAGGAACTATGAAAACCTCGACCAACTGTCCTATGACAACAAGCGCGGACCCAAG GCAGAAAAGGTGCTGCAGTTCGACCCTGGGACCAAGAATGTGACAGCCCTGCTGCTGGAGGCTCGAGAGCTGGAGGCCCGAGTCATCATCCTCTCTGCCAG TGAGGACGACGCTGCCACCGTCTACCGCGCGGCTGCTATGCTGAACATGACGGGCTCGGGGTACGTGTGGCTGGTGGGGGAGCGCGAGATCTCAGGGAACGCCCTGCGCTATGCGCCCGATG GCATCATCGGGCTGCAGCTCATCAATGGCAAGAATGAGTCAGCCCACATCAGTGACGCGGTGGGCGTGGTGGCCCAGGCGGTACACGAGCTGCTGGAGAAGGAGAACATCACGGACCCGCCGCGGGGCTGCGTGGGCAACACCAACATCTGGAAGACAGGGCCGCTCTTCAAGAG GGTGCTGATGTCTTCCAAGTATGCAGACGGAGTGACTGGCCGTGTAGAGTTCAATGAGGACGGGGACCGGAAGTTTGCCAACTACAGCATCATGAATCTGCAGAACCGCAAGCTGGTGCAAGTGGGCATCTACAATGGCACCCAC GTCATCCCTAATGACAGGAAGATCATCTGGCCAGGTGGAGAGACTGAGAAGCCTCGAGGGTACCAGATGTCTACCAGACTAAAG ATCGTGACCATCCACCAGGAGCCCTTCGTGTATGTGAAGCCTACACTGAGCGATGGGACGTGCAAGGAGGAGTTTACAGTCAACGGAGATCCAGTCAAGAAGGTGATCTGCACTGGGCCCAACGACACGTCTCCAGGCAGCC CACGTCACACGGTGCCTCAGTGCTGCTACGGCTTCTGCATTGACCTGCTCATTAAACTGGCACGGACCATGAACTTCACCTATGAGGTGCACCTGGTGGCAGACGGCAAGTTCGGCACACAGGAACGG GTGAACAATAGCAACAAGAAGGAGTGGAATGGGATGATGGGCGAGCTGCTTAGCGGGCAGGCAGACATGATTGTGGCACCGCTGACCATCAACAATGAGCGTGCACAATACATTGAGTTTTCCAAGCCCTTCAAGTACCAGGGCCTGACCATTCTAGTCAAAAAG GAGATACCCCGTAGCACACTGGACTCGTTCATGCAGCCCTTTCAGAGCACACTGTGGCTACTGGTGGGGCTGTCAGTGCACGTGGTAGCTGTGATGCTCTATCTGCTGGACCGCTTCAG CCCTTTTGGCCGGTTCAAGGTGAAtagcgaggaggaggaggaggatgctcTGACCCTGTCTTCTGCCATGTGGTTCTCCTGGGGCGTGCTGCTCAACTCCGGCATCGGGGAAG GTGCCCCCAGAAGTTTCTCCGCACGCATCCTGGGCATGGTGTGGGCTGGCTTTGCCATGATCATTGTGGCCTCCTACACTGCCAACCTGGCGGCTTTCCTGGTCCTGGACCGACCGGAGGAGCGTATCACAGGCATCAACGACCCTCGG CTCAGGAACCCCTCGGACAAGTTCATCTATGCTACTGTGAAGCAGAGCTCGGTGGACATCTACTTCCGGCGGCAGGTGGAGCTGAGCACCATGTATCGGCACATGGAGAAACATAACTATGAGAGTGCAGCCGAGGCCATTCAGGCTGTGCGGGACAA CAAACTCCATGCCTTCATCTGGGACTCAGCAGTGCTGGAGTTTGAGGCTTCGCAGAAGTGTGACCTGGTGACCACTGGCGAGCTGTTCTTCCGCTCTGGCTTCGGCATTGGCATGCGCAAGGACAGTCCCTGGAAGCAGAATGTCTCTCTGTCCATTCTCAA GTCCCATGAGAATGGCTTCATGGAAGACCTGGACAAGACTTGGGTTCGGTATCAGGAATGCGACTCGCGCAGCAATGCCCCTGCGACACTCACTTTTGAGAACATGGCAG GGGTCTTCATGCTGGTGGCTGGAGGCATCGTGGCTGGGATCTTCCTGATTTTCATTGAGATCGCCTACAAACGGCACAAGGATGCCCGAAGAAAGCAGATGCAGCTGGCCTTCGCCGCAGTGAACGTGTGGAGGAAGAACCTGCAG AGCACCGGGGGTGGACGCGGCGCTTTGCAAAACCAAAAAGACACAGTGCTGCCGCGACGCGCTATTGAGAGGGAGGAGGGCCAGCTGCAGCTGTGTTCCCGTCATAGGGAGAGCTGA